Part of the Nitrospirota bacterium genome is shown below.
GTCGGGGCCCAATGGTTTCTTTTGAAATCAGCTCAAACTTCATAATTAATTAGTATAATATGGATTATACTAAAAAAGGCGGAAGGCAGGTTTCTAATAGTTGTCTTTGAATTGAAAAAGGGTGTGTGAGTCCATCAAAAAGATAGATTGATAAGTAGGCTGTTCTTGGCAAGGTGGTTTTGCTTCTGAAACACTGCATCCGTATATTCGTATTCATACTGATCCGTTTGCCCCAAGCAGGATAGGGCTTACTGCTCAGTGGTTCTTTTAATTCATGCGGGAGTTCTTGAAAGGGACAAAAAAGAAAGTTTTGTTTATGGTTGCCACTTAATGTTTTCTTCCTTCAGAATAATCACATCAGGCTATTTCTGTTACCAACTCTGAAGCATGAGTGACTAACATTTCACGGGCGATACGAACTGCTTCTGCTATTGCCTCTTTTGTTAATACGCCGCGCCATTCATCAATAATCGCTTCCCAGACCATACCGCTTGCCACCTGTTCCAATATATCGGCAACCAGAATGCGAGTGCCGCGAAAAACAGGTTTGCCATGACAAATCTTAGGGTCAGCGATAATATACCGACCTAAACTTTTGGCTCTCATAAAGCTATCCTCCCATATACTATATATAATACTATATTATGACAAAATTGCGCCTAACCTTCAAGGCGGGGAAAAAGCCCGAAAGGTTTTGGATGTTAGTCTTTTGTTTTATGTTAATGGATTTCCATGATACTATATCATCACCTTTGGGAACGCACTGCCAGAGCATAGAGGCCATTGTACTGGGGGAATGTCTCATCGCATCTGTAAGCTCCCTCGCTGCCGCTTTGGAAATTGAAAATCCACGCTGATGATGAATCGTCTTTATATAACTCCGATGACCATGCCCGAATTCTCGCCCCTTTCCCCCATTCGCCCCCCTTATAAACAAGTTTGTCACCAACGCCACAGCCGGTTTTACCTGTCTCATATAATCCTCTGAGTTCAACTCGTGTCGGAAGCCTCCAACCTCCTCCGGCAAGGCTCAGGCTTTGAACATACTGATTCGCCTCATACCAATTCATATTTTCGCTGGATGCAGAAACCCATTCAAGTCTGGTTCTCGAATCGGTTACAACACCTTCATTAGAAACTTGAAATGGTGAGAACTTTAATACAATATGGTCGTTAAGCATCTTCGTCTCACCCGCAGGCCCGGTGTCTATCTCTTTTTTTGCATTATTACACTGTCCACCTTCGGGTAAAAGGTAATATGTGGATTTAGGATAGAGACCTTTAAATACAAATGTTCCATCGCCCTTAGTCTTAGTTTCAAACTTCTCATAACCCTTAAGAGTCTCTTCCTGTATAGCCACTACTTTTACGCCAGAGAGCGGATTGCCGTAGATGTCAACTACCTTCCCTTCAATGTTCGTTCCTTTTTTGCCCGCCTCGCAGGCAACACTTACAAAAACTAAAATCAAAGTAACTGAAAATAAAATCAATACCTTCTTTATGTTGTTTATCCTCCTTTCAATCCCCCTAAAACTACACCCTCCATTTTCTTTTCAGGCATTATCCTTCAACATTTTTATGATATGCCTTGCAAGATTTTCATTTTTTTTCAAGCTACTTCCAGTTCAGCAACCTTACGAACACAAGGGATTACACCGCTTGATAGTTCTTTATGCAAGTCTTTTAGATTTTCTTTCAGCTCATCTAATGTTTCGCCTTGTGTCATGTAGTCCGGATATTCTTCCAGATGCCCGAGCCACACATTGCTATCCTGCCAGTATACAAACTTTATGGTTTCCATAACCTTCTCCTTCATCGGTTCTTATTATCTATTTTATAATATTCTTTTTACAATAAAAAGTCAGTTCATTCCCTTCCGTGTCAAATTCTTGCCTTGCTCACGACGCTTACGATTACTCTGCTTTTTAGCGTCAACCTTCCGCCCCCAGTAAGAACCACAACCCTTTTTAGGGCCTGAATGCTCTGTCTTTTTTCCTTCGTATCCCATACCTTTTATTTCTTAATGACAACCAGCATGCCCTTAAAACTACACCTTCCAAAACACCCCTGTCAAGAGAAAATCACACACTCCTCGCTGTCACTTCCTTACACCTTTTAGGTTTATCCCTCGTTACTCCTGCCGCATGGACAGCCAGAGCCAATGCCCAAAACTTATCCGCCAAAAAATTAGAATAAGGCATGGCTTCCCTCTAATTGCTTAGAATAGGTTTTAGCTGAGCAGTTTCATTACATTTGAGACTGCCTCTTTTGCATCCTTTGCCTTTATGACGCCTTTTATATCCCATGTCTTTATCCCGATGACAGGCTTTCCCATCTGAAGGGCAAATGCAATCTCAGAGAGCGTTCCGTATTCTCCTCCTATTGCTATGACTGCATCTGCAGTGCGTGCTATGATTGCGTTTCTTGCAATGCCAATGCCAGTGGCAATGGGGATTGAGACGTATTCGTTTGCAGAGCCTTTGTGCTCCTGCGGAAGTATTCCAACTGTAATTCCTCCATGAGAGTGTGCACCTTTTGAGACAGCTCGCATAACTCCGCTTAAGCCTCCTGTAATCAGGATGAAGCCTTTTTTGGCGATAAGCCTTCCCAGTGCTTCTGCCTCCTTAAGAAGAGGCTTTCCCTCGTGTCTTCCACCTATGACTGCTATGAGATTTTTACTCATCATGCCCTGTCTGATGACCTTACTTCCTACACTTCATAGGAAACCTCCCTGAGAAGCATTGTAAATTTTACCATATGCCTATTACTACATTTCTGCCCTCGCAAGCACAACCACGGTTACCCTGCTTCCGCCTGCCTTAATCAGCTCCTTAGAGCACTCCTTTACAGTTGCACCTGTTGTCATAACATCATCCACAAGAAGAACCTCTTTGTCATCGAGCCTTCTTTTTACTCCGAATGCATCCTTAAGGTTCACTGCCCTCTCGCTTGCACTGAGTCCTATCTGTGGCAGGGTCCTTCTTTTTTTATAAAGCACATCCTGAAACAAGGGGATTTTCAATGCCTGTGAGAGTTCCTTTGCAATGAGAAGGCTCTGGTTAAATCCCCTTTCCTTGAGCCCATGGATTTCGAGCGGGACAGGGATGATGCAGTCTGCCTTTGGGATGT
Proteins encoded:
- a CDS encoding DUF433 domain-containing protein, whose amino-acid sequence is MRAKSLGRYIIADPKICHGKPVFRGTRILVADILEQVASGMVWEAIIDEWRGVLTKEAIAEAVRIAREMLVTHASELVTEIA
- a CDS encoding DUF1566 domain-containing protein, which gives rise to MILFSVTLILVFVSVACEAGKKGTNIEGKVVDIYGNPLSGVKVVAIQEETLKGYEKFETKTKGDGTFVFKGLYPKSTYYLLPEGGQCNNAKKEIDTGPAGETKMLNDHIVLKFSPFQVSNEGVVTDSRTRLEWVSASSENMNWYEANQYVQSLSLAGGGWRLPTRVELRGLYETGKTGCGVGDKLVYKGGEWGKGARIRAWSSELYKDDSSSAWIFNFQSGSEGAYRCDETFPQYNGLYALAVRSQR
- a CDS encoding type II toxin-antitoxin system HicB family antitoxin; amino-acid sequence: METIKFVYWQDSNVWLGHLEEYPDYMTQGETLDELKENLKDLHKELSSGVIPCVRKVAELEVA
- a CDS encoding TIGR00725 family protein, translated to MMSKNLIAVIGGRHEGKPLLKEAEALGRLIAKKGFILITGGLSGVMRAVSKGAHSHGGITVGILPQEHKGSANEYVSIPIATGIGIARNAIIARTADAVIAIGGEYGTLSEIAFALQMGKPVIGIKTWDIKGVIKAKDAKEAVSNVMKLLS
- a CDS encoding ComF family protein, giving the protein MRELQKWLKDKLAPAIVNLIYPSKCPVCGKDSNRFLHSPICIDCWNGMSSYEGNSCRSCATPLPAPQAGSCGECLKERPVFSKVISFGIYKGTLKEAIGLFKFSGIRRLSKPLGGLLSGLNIPKADCIIPVPLEIHGLKERGFNQSLLIAKELSQALKIPLFQDVLYKKRRTLPQIGLSASERAVNLKDAFGVKRRLDDKEVLLVDDVMTTGATVKECSKELIKAGGSRVTVVVLARAEM